tttttttttgccaagAAAAGAATGATTTTATTAATACTTCAAATCACTCAAAAGTACATGTTGAAATTCGGAATGGACATCTCCGAATCTCCAAATACGGTCAGCTACAGAACAGCTATATCTCGCCAAATAGTGAGACACTCTATTCGCTGAACGTTTCACAAAACGAATAAGCACATTACTTGCTTTTAAACTAGCTAACAAAGCACGACATTCCTCCACCACTCTCCCCAAGTATGAGAAACTCGCGACTGAAGATCTAATTGCCTGAATTACTTGCAGACAATCGGACTCTACTTCCACACCTGACTGATTCGATTCCTTTATCCAGCTTAATGCTTCTCTAATACCAATAACCTCTGCTAACTCTGGAGCCACTCTACCCTGCATACATCTCGATCTAGCCTCGATCAACCGTCCAGCATTGTCCCTAGCCACGAACGCATAACTAAAACTGGTCGAGCTTTCAAAGATAGCCGCATCAGTGTTTACCTTGATTCTATTCTGCTGTGGTAACTTCCAGTATTCATGACCATCGTCTTGAGTCATGTAACCCAAATAGATGTCAAAAGTCTTATCTTGAACACTCCTCCATTGATCAAGGACAAATTTTGCTGATTCAACTACTTCACTCGCCTTCAATCCGTGCTGGTTCCACACTAGGTCATTGCGATTCTTCCATAACATCCAGCAGACCAATGCAATTAACTGGATCtcagtttttcttcttttctGTAGCACTTCTTTAAACCAATTTGAAAACGAAAGAAACTCACCAGTGACAGATGGAAATCCCATGTAATTCCAACACTCCTCTGAGAAAGAACAGCTAATCAGAACGTGCATGATCGTTTCTGCATTATTTTGACAAACTAGGCACCAGACATCCACAACCACTCTTTTGCACACCAGGTTATCCTTCGTAGGTAAAATGCCAACTATTGCCCTCCACAAAAAATGCTTAATTTTCGGTGGGATCTTCAAGTTCCACAATCGTCTCCAGAAACCAAAATTATCATCAATATGACTATTCTCCTTGCTGTCTCTTATAAACCCATAAGCACTTTTCACTGAATAGCCCCCCATTTTTTCGAATTTCCAATACCATGAATCAgcctcatcagaacctattgGAATAGACAGGATTAAATTTGCATCTCTTTCCTCAAACACATCTTTTATAAGGTCTTGATCCCATTGGTTCGTAGATAAATCCATCAGATTCGAAACTCTGGCATTCTGCAAAGCTTCACTACTTGAAATGACATACGGATTAAGCGTATCTGGCAACCAAGGATCGTTCAGAACAAGAATACTATCTCCTCGACCAACTTTGCAAACTAAACCTTCCTTCTTAAGAGCTTGGGTCTCCACCAAACTCCGCCACACATAACTAGGATTACCACCTGGTTTAGCACTAAAGAATGATCCATCTGGATAATACCGTGATTTATATACTCTACTTACCAACAACTGAGGATAATTGATTAACCTCCAACTCTGCTTTCCCAGCAATGCGACATTAAAATCACGTATGCACCGAAACCCCAGACCTCCTATACTCTTCTTCCTACTCATTTTCTCCCAACTCATCCAATGTATAGACTTCTCCCTACTACTACTAGCCCTCCACCAGAATCTACACATAATTCTTTCAATGTCATGACATAATTCAATTGGCAGCAGGAAGACGCTCATAGCATAATTGGGCATAGACTGAGCCACTGTCTTCAAAAGTATTTCTTTACCCCCTTTCGATAACACCGTCTTATCCCACCCTTGAACTTTCTCTTGCAATCTATTTTTAATAAAACCAAACATGGCTGTCTTCTTTCTATGCATCAAACTCGGAAGACCCAAGTAGAGACTATTTTCCCCTGCTTCCTGAAATTGCAACTGATTGAGCAGACTCTCTTTAACCTCTCCATTTGTATTTCTACTGAAGAAAACAGATGACTTAACCACATTGATCTGCTGACCTGAAGCCTTTTCAAAAATCCTTAGCATTTGCAATACATTTTCAGCACTTCTACTCGTTGCTTTACAAAAAATGAAACTATCATCAGCAAAAAACATATGAGAAATAGAAGGGGCTGTACGAGCTACCTTTATACCCTTGATCAATTATCTCCGTTCATAATCCTGAATCAACGCAGTAAAGCCTTCAATACAAATCAGGAACAAATATGAAGATAACGGGTCTCCTTGCCTTATACCCCGTTGAGGGATTATAGAACCAAAAATTCGACCTGCATGAGCTATTTGGTAGTTGGCTGAAACAACACATGACATAAAGAGACCAACCAACTTTTGATCAAAACCCAACTTCAGTAAAACAGCTCTCAAAAAATCCCACTCCACGTGATCATAGGCCTTACTCATATCTAACTTCAAAGCCATCCACCCCTCTTTTCCAGTTGTCTTTCTCCTCATAAAATGCATAATCTCATGAGCCACCATTATGTTGTCTGAAATTAGACGGCCAGGGATAAACGCACTTTGAGTATTCGATATAATCCCATCAAGACTAGACTTCACTCTATTGGCCAGAACTTTTGAAATAATCTTATACACCACGTTACAGAGCGAAATCGGACGTAGATCAGCCATAGTCTGTGGGTCATTTCTCTTCGAAACCAAGGCAATGTTTGTACTGGTCAAAATTGCTCGACAGAACACCATCAACAAAAAAATTCCTCACCATTTGCACAATATCATTACCAACGATGGGCCAAAATTTCTGATAAAATCCCGGACTCATGCCGTCCGGGCCAGGAGACTTATCAGGGTGCATATGAAACAAAGCCTGCTTTACTTCCTCTTCTTCTATTGGTGCCAACATCATCTCATTTTGAAATTGAGAAACCTTAGTCGATATACAGCTCAAAATCTCACTCCATTCTGTACTCGATGCCTTAAAGATGGTATTGAAATAGTCCACCATAGTTTCCTCTAGCCCTGTACCCCAACCAACTCTATCTCCTGAAGCATCTATCAAAGTCGAGATATGATTAACTCTTCTCCTTTTTTTTCGTGGCCTTATGGAAAAATTTGCTGTTTTGATCCCCTTCGCGAAGCCAAAGTTGCTTTGATCTTTGCCTCCAAAACACCTCCTGCTGAGCATACACCTCTGCAAGTTTCGTTTTCTCTGCTCTACACAATGCAACAGAATGAGCATCTCTCCTGCCCTTAAGAGTTTTCAATATATGCTTGCTTTGATTTATTCTTTTTCGAAAACTCCCTGTAATATCCTGACCCCATATTGACAGCTTTTGAGAACACACCAACAGCTTATCAAAAAAGGACATACCAGAAGCATTGTGCCAAGCTTCCTCCACAATTTGTTTACACATCGGTTCCCTCAACCATGCATTCTCAAAGCGGAAAGGTTTGACAGAACGCAATACAACATTCTCACAGGGATCAAGCAACAAAGGACAATGATCAGACGTTATCGTTTCCAAATTTATAAGCTTTGcatttttaaataaattgaaaaaattcTCCGAAGCTAATGCTCGATCCAATCTGACCTCGATCCAGTTCTCCGTACCATAACCCTTCTCCCATGTAAATGGATACACACTCATATTCATATCAACAAGGCCACAATCATCCAACACTTCTTTAAAGCCCTGAATTAACCACTGCGGATAAGGCCTTCCTCCTCTTTTATCATCTTGAGACAGCACATTGTTCATATCCCCAATCAAAACCCAGGGAAGACTGTTGCCAGTAGCTAATGACCGGATCAAGTCCCACGTTTCCCTCCTTTTTCTCCTATCTGGCTCACCGTATACTCCTGTTAATCTGAACTCATGACCACCTCTGTTCCTAACCACCAGGTCAATATGATTCTTACTATAAGTCTGCAAACGAACCTCGTCATTATACCTCCACAGAAAAGTAATACCTCCACTATGCCCCTGCGTTTCGACAGTAAATGCCCCCTCAAAATTCAACGCATTCCTTGCTATTTCCACTCTATTTTTATTACACAAGATCTCACATAAGAAAATAAAATTCGGCTTCTTTTGGGACGTTATTTCTTTAAGGAATTGAAAAGCCCATGGTGTCCCAAGCCCATGGCAATTCCAGCTTATAACACTCATAATGCTAGGCGAGTACCCCCTTGAGTACCCGCCTCTTTGACGTTTTTTGGATCGATAACATTTACTGGGCCATTTTCTACAAACATGTCATCCTCTCCATCAGACTCCTTACTCATTTCTGTGCTCCGGCCCATCCCATTATTATGGCCCAACCCATCATCTGTTCTCCTTTTTTTCGAATCAATTATTATTGATGTACTTCCTTGTATTATGGGATCAGTTATATTATCCCCTCCTATCCCTAAATTCACGCCTTCTGTTGTAGTTTGAATTTTCCCTCCACTCAATCCCCCAGCTGTATCAACCTGCATAGTTTGTGGAGAAGATTTCGGGATATGATTGTTGCCTTCTGAAACTGAATTCATCCTCTCACCTTCTTTTCCCGTGTTCCATGGATCTTCATCACTGCCACTACGAAGCCACTTTGCACCTATTGGCTTAACCTGACTTCTGAGCGGAGCACGCATCCATACGCCATAGGGCTTAACTATCTCATGCTCAGGAGTATCAAATAATCGAGAACAGAATTTATCAGAATGCCCAAGAAAGCCACAAATAAAACAGAATGTAGGAACATTCTCATATTTAAACGTAATCCAGAACCATTCATCCCCTGATTTCCTCACCTTCATTCGCCTTTTTAATGGTTTTGAAAGATCAAGAGATACACGCACACGCATATAACCACGCCAAACTTCCTTAAAATTTGACTTACATGACTCAACATACTTGCCGATAAAATTTCCAACCTCCATTATGACATTCTCAGACATGAAACCTGGTTTAAGATCATGTATTTGGATCCATAAATCCATAGTATTCAAACTAACATCACCTGGGTTCTCTCCTTCCTTCATACGTGCCATGACCAATGCTCTCCTATTAAAAGACCACGGGCTCCCCTCCAATATACGCTTTACATCCAGCTCGTGATAAAACTGAAATAGATATAAGTTTGTATCCAACTCCTTCATGTAAACCCCTCTCCCAGGTTTCCATAAAGCCGCTAATGTCTGCTGCATTGCTTGAAAATCCACTCGACCTTCTGTCAAGAAACGAGCCACCACACATAGTTTAGCATCGAAGTTTGTAAAACCTTGATTATTCCCTTTTGTTCCTCCAATCTCAAAAGCCAAAACATCTTCCTCCTCGTCTTCCAGCGTGATATTATTCATAGCATCAATGATACTACTAGACGATGTCATAGCTTTGAAAGAAAAACAATGAAATGATAAGAAAAAAGACAAAACTGACGCTCTTCAAACTAACATATCAAACCATGTCAAAAGACAAGACAGTATATTAATATTATATCCATTCATTTGCATCAGTTTACAACTATGACAACTACGTTAACATAGATTAACCCAGCAAGCATCATTTATCTACTTTTGTTTATAAATGTCTACTTTTGTGGTGTTGTGTAATGATTTATGTTCTTCTTGGTGAATGATACATGGCTTGTCCAATACATTCCTGAACTTGAAGCCTATacattaaaattaaatttattttggaAGGATAACTGAACTTTAATAATATAACTTTAAATTTATCTGAACATTTTTTGTTAAGAAATTTTCTTTAAAGTGTactaataatattttttttgtgaATTTTTTATGATACcattttaaaatcaaaatcgaACTGATTGTAACCGAATCGAAGTTTTTAAATCAAAACCGAACCAACGGTTGCGGTTGCGGTTTTGGTTTTCGATTTTAAAAACCGACGGTACTTAATTTCGATTTCGATTTTAGCCTAAAACCACACTGATCCGCAGAGAGCCCGAGCCCGAGCCCTCTCTCATCAAATATTCTAAGGAAAGTTATTTTTGGACAATTTTCGGGTACAGCTTTCCATTTTATTGTTGAAGTACTGTTCGATTACGGAACTTCCCACATCCAGGAAAACAAAGTCACGCTTTTCCAGCTATATTTGTTGTTCAAGTAGCTGAGTACATTGAATTAGCACGGCTGCACCCTGTTTTAAACTAAAATGTTGAATTTATGACGAAGTGCTTGGTATCTTCTAGTCTTCTAGAAAGACAGTCATATTTGGTGAGCTATGTTTTTTTTGTTTAAGTAGCTGCTGTTGTTACAAACAGAAACCACATCAAGAACCGGTGACTGAGATTGAGAGAGAGTGTTAAAGGGAAAGGATTAAAAACATGGATTTAGTACAAGTTGTTCACATGAATACAAGCAATCACGAATGTAGCTACGCCGACAATTCCACCCTTGAGGTGTGTCTCTCCTTCACACCTCACACTTACACACAACTTTCTAATGCATTAACTGAATGTAACTAGTAACAGGGAACTACAAAGGTTACTAATGTATATAGATTATATCTTTCATATTGTTTTCATGATATCTAATAAGTCTAACCGTTTTGTAATCTCCAGAAAAGTGTGATATTGAAGTCCAAAGAAGCTTTAGAAGATGCCATCGAGGATTATGGAATTAGCCATGGGTTCTCTGAATGCTTCAAGCTAGCTGATTTGGGTTGCTCTTCTGGACCTACTGCCTTCCTATCTGTTACAAATATAATAAACAGTGTACTTGCAGTATGCGAGGAGAAAAATTTAAAAGCACCAACCGAGTTTCAGGTACTTTTGAATGACCTTCCAAATAATGATTTCAACTCACTTTTTAAAATCACACCATCCTTCAATTCAAGGCTTCAAAATGAGAACGGTGGTGGCGGAAAATCAGTAAACTGTTTCATATCCGGGGTGCCAGGTTCCTTTTTTACAAGGCTGTTTCCAAGTAAAAGCCTTGAATTTGTTCATTCTTCTTATGCTGTTCATTTTCTCTCACAGGTTATAACATACACACTGAAATCAGAATCTTTACGAATTAATTTTACAAAATATTCCGTATAGACTAACAATCTTTAGAACAGATTCCTGAGAAAGTGCTGGATAATAACAAAGGAAATGTCTACTTGGCCAAATCGAGTCCTCCTTTTGTTTATGAAGCATACTTTAATCAATTTAGAAAAGACTTCACAACATTCTTGCGCATGAGATCCATGGAAATAATTACTGATGGGCGAATGGTGTTAACACTTATCGGAAGGACAACCAGCAAAAATTGTAATGTTTTCCATGATTTACTGGCAAAGTCACTGCAAGACATGTTGGTTGAGGTATAAATAATGATACATATATAAATTACTTAGTATTTAAACGTTCCAAGTAAAGAAGTTAAATGTATTATTGTTTGCTTCTCATGCAAGGGTTTACTGAACGAGAAAGACGTTTATTCCTTCAATTTGCCGGTGTACTACCCATGTACTAACGAATTGAAGGCAGTAATTGAATCTGAGAGTTCCTTCACTCTTGATAGAATTGAGACCTTTGAAGTTGACTGGGACATGCGCACTGAAGATGAAATAATCAAGTCTGGAGAAAGCAGCGGCAAGTTTATAGCCAAAATATATAGAGCTGTATCAGAGCCCTTGCTTGCTGGTTATTTTGGAAATACTTGCTTGCATAAGATATATGAGAGGTACGAAATGCACACAACTGAGCAGCTCTCCAAGGAGAGAATCACCAGTTTCAATATTGTTGTCTCCCTCTCAAAGAAAGGTAATAACTAAGAGCATCTGGAGAGGCTGGTTATGTAGGTTCTTaactaaaaaaaataaagagGATCACTTAAATAAATTTGAGCTCTAATAAAATATCGTTAGAGGTTTTAAGAGCATTCTGTACTGATGATTTCATCAATAAATATTAAATTTCCTCATGATGTTTATCAACTCCAACATATTTTAGTTTAAATTTGTGTCAAAGTGGGTGGAGGTGAAATATTCGATACTCGCTATCTTAATGAAATATGTTAATTTATGCATAGTCCTCGATATTGGTTAGCTCAATTGACATGCAATGAGccaaatttatattttttaaggACATCCCACTCTTAATAATTATTTCATGAAAGAAGGATTCCAATCGATATGATTACTTTTTACAAAGACATATCCCACACTTAATAATTAGTTCATGTAAAGAAGGAGATGCTTGAATTGAACATTAACCATTTGTAACACATGATCTATTACAAGTTATCTTCTCATTCCTGCCTTATTTCGACATCTACCCAGTTCTGTTCCTATAAGGAGTTCAATAACAATATTGAAATTATATATCACAAAATACCATTGATAAAGCCACCGCTCAGTTGAAAGCATTGTAAAAGAATTAATCAGCAAGATACAATTTTGTTCAACAAATTCCATAGCAGAAGAGCAGATACAACTGATCGAAGATTCTGTGGACAAAGCACATAAAAAATGAATTTGGTTCAATGCATGTCCAAGTATTCGTTCAGACAAATAATTGTGTAATTAGTATTATTTATAAGGTGTATTCTgaattttttaagaaaataacAAATTTAGAGATTACAGATTATCAGAGAGGAGAAGATTAAACAAATACGACGGAGTCTTCAGTTCCCTGATCTCAAAACCAAATAGTACTTGTTTTTGTCCCggtgaaatcatcatcatcatcatcatcatctgcAAAAAGCGGAAGGTTCTAAATTAGAAACAATATTTCGGGCCACACCGTCTTGCTCCATTTGTCATCAGCGAAGCACCTAGTGCTCCAGCCCTCCAAGTCCAAACCAGGTGTTGCCCGCTTCCACCACTCATCATGCTCACCTAGCGGTATTAACCGTCGCCATTCACGATTAACGGAAGCCAGTCTCACTATGTCGGTACCATACAGAAATTCGctaatttttaactttaattcAGTCGGGAGTAGCTCCATATAACATACTTTCATCTTCGGTTGCAGGGTATGCATCTTGGTCTCTTGCTCTTTAGAATAACAAGAGCTTAACTACCCCAAGGCGTGGTCTGTTGAATGTAAAGTGCAACGTTGGAATTTAAAAAATCTATACTATATATATACTTAtgtatactatattataatagccggaatacagataatttggttcaacgataattccctaattttgattattacaaaaatagataaatagtgttatatatctaataaactactaaattattaaactactactaaatatagtatacttatcctactaaactacgaatacaacttattctattattaaaagatataaataatagtgtcacatatctgctaaactactaaattgttaaactactaaaaatagtctatttattctactaaattacgaccacatgttattttattatttttattataaatttataatcattatatatttatataaatattttaaaaatataatataacttgataaataaaaatttaaaatattaatggaaacccgtgcatcgcacgagatTTATGCTagtatactataataaccggaatggggtataatttgtagtttggttgaccctcattttggttatccctGTACATCATGACCGTcggatcttcttcatcaaataatcaaAGTCGTTAGATCCACATACTAAAAAAATACACTCCACAAGTTCTCAAGTTCGAATCCCgttaacaacaaacatttatattattatataaagatacatataagttttcaGATTCGAATCTCACTcatcaacaacaaacatttacattattatttatgaataagatctcatcaatcatatactatttatactatttgaatctaacttgaaattataattatataatcattatttagtatttaattatttatatagaattttaatataattatatgaaataaaattaaaaatatataaatattaaccaagaaccgtgcatcgcacgggccgtaagctagtatactataataaccggaatgaggtataatttgtaGGTTGGTTAaccctcattttggttatccctttACATCACGACCGTcagatcttcttcatcaaataatcaaAGCCATTAGATcaaaatactaaaaaaatacagTACACAAGGTCTTAGGTTCGAATCCCGCCAagaataaaaattatattattatttataaagatacatataagttctcaAGTTTGATTATCtttaacaataaatatttaaattattatttataaaaatatatataagttTTCAGGTCAAATCTCACCAAtaacaaacatttatatttttatttatgaaTAGGATCTCATAAATCATATATTATTTATACTATTTGAACTTAACTTAAattatacatcataaaattataattatataatcattatttagtatttaattatttataaaggactataataacattatataaaataaaaatgaaaatatataaatatttattaagacccgtgcatcgcacgggccGTGAGCTAGTATTGTTAAGTTTGAGGATTGGAAAACCCTAATATGCTTAAAGAAAAACAATTCTTCGGTAAATACTATTCCTAGTTTTATTCgctttattataatttaaattttactAGCTACGTTATAACGCTTATAAAGTCAAAATTCAGTATTTTTTCAACAATAATTTATTTAGGGTATGTTAATTAAGTGTTTTTTTTggataattaaaattatatatgaCTTACATATGAGCATGTGGCAAGCTTATAATAGGTTGATAGAACTACAGGGGTCTATTCTCAGAAATTTTACGATAAGTAATACGAACCCCCCGACGATA
This genomic interval from Apium graveolens cultivar Ventura chromosome 8, ASM990537v1, whole genome shotgun sequence contains the following:
- the LOC141679590 gene encoding uncharacterized protein LOC141679590, coding for MSVISWNCHGLGTPWAFQFLKEITSQKKPNFIFLCEILCNKNRVEIARNALNFEGAFTVETQGHSGGITFLWRYNDEVRLQTYSKNHIDLVVRNRGGHEFRLTGVYGEPDRRKRRETWDLIRSLATGNSLPWVLIGDMNNVLSQDDKRGGRPYPQWLIQGFKEVLDDCGLVDMNMSVYPFTWEKGYGTENWIEVRLDRALASENFFNLFKNAKLINLETITSDHCPLLLDPCENVVLRSVKPFRFENAWLREPMCKQIVEEAWHNASGMSFFDKLLVCSQKLSIWGQDITGSFRKRINQSKHILKTLKGRRDAHSVALCRAEKTKLAEVYAQQEVFWRQRSKQLWLREGDQNSKFFHKATKKKEKS
- the LOC141680783 gene encoding benzoate carboxyl methyltransferase-like isoform X2 yields the protein MDLVQVVHMNTSNHECSYADNSTLEKSVILKSKEALEDAIEDYGISHGFSECFKLADLGCSSGPTAFLSVTNIINSVLAVCEEKNLKAPTEFQIPEKVLDNNKGNVYLAKSSPPFVYEAYFNQFRKDFTTFLRMRSMEIITDGRMVLTLIGRTTSKNCNVFHDLLAKSLQDMLVEGLLNEKDVYSFNLPVYYPCTNELKAVIESESSFTLDRIETFEVDWDMRTEDEIIKSGESSGKFIAKIYRAVSEPLLAGYFGNTCLHKIYERYEMHTTEQLSKERITSFNIVVSLSKKGNN
- the LOC141680783 gene encoding benzoate carboxyl methyltransferase-like isoform X1 → MDLVQVVHMNTSNHECSYADNSTLEKSVILKSKEALEDAIEDYGISHGFSECFKLADLGCSSGPTAFLSVTNIINSVLAVCEEKNLKAPTEFQVLLNDLPNNDFNSLFKITPSFNSRLQNENGGGGKSVNCFISGVPGSFFTRLFPSKSLEFVHSSYAVHFLSQIPEKVLDNNKGNVYLAKSSPPFVYEAYFNQFRKDFTTFLRMRSMEIITDGRMVLTLIGRTTSKNCNVFHDLLAKSLQDMLVEGLLNEKDVYSFNLPVYYPCTNELKAVIESESSFTLDRIETFEVDWDMRTEDEIIKSGESSGKFIAKIYRAVSEPLLAGYFGNTCLHKIYERYEMHTTEQLSKERITSFNIVVSLSKKGNN